Proteins encoded together in one Malaclemys terrapin pileata isolate rMalTer1 chromosome 16, rMalTer1.hap1, whole genome shotgun sequence window:
- the PRKAB1 gene encoding 5'-AMP-activated protein kinase subunit beta-1: MGNTSSERAGMERHGGHKTPRRDNSGGAISTKEGDRPKILMDSPEDADLFHSEEIKAPREREEFLAWQQDLEVSEKVPVQNQPTVFRWTAGGKEVYLSGSFNNWSKLPLTRSHNNFVAILDLPEGEHQYKFYVDGQWTHDPSEPVVTSQLGTVNNIIQVKKTDFEVFDALMVDSQKCSDMSELSSSPPGPYHQDPYVSKPEERFKTPPILPPHLLQVILNKDTGISCDPALLPEPNHVMLNHLYALSIKDGVMVLSATHRYKKKYVTTLLYKPI; encoded by the exons ATGGGGAATACAAGCAGTGAGCGAGCTGGTATGGAGCGTCATGGGGGCCATAAGACGCCCCGAAGAGACAATTCTGGTGGAGCCATTAGTACAAAAGAAGGTGATAGACCAAAAATCTTGATGGATAGTCCTGAAGATGCAGACTTGTTCCATTCTGAGGAAATAAAG GCTCCacgagagagagaggaatttcTAGCTTGGCAGCAAGATCTGGAAGTGAGTGAAAAAGTCCCTGTTCAAAATCAGCCAACAGTCTTTCGCTGGACTGCGGGAGGGAAAGAGGTTTATCTGTCAGGTTCCTTCAACAATTGGAGTAAACTTCCTCTTACAAGAAG CCACAATAACTTTGTAGCAATCCTGGATCTTCCAGAAGGAGAGCACCAGTACAAGTTTTATGTGGATGGTCAGTGGACGCATGATCCTTCGGAG CCAGTAGTAACCAGCCAGCTTGGTACGGTTAACAACATCATTCAGGTGAAGAAAACTGACTTTGAAGTATTTGATGCTTTAATGGTGGACTCCCAAAAATGCTCAGATATGTCTG AGCTATCAAGTtcacccccaggaccctaccACCAGGATCCCTATGTTTCTAAGCCAGAGGAACGCTTCAAGACTCCACCTATTCTTCCACCACACCTGCTGCAGGTGATCCTGAATAAGGACACTGGCATTTCT TGCGATCCAGCGCTACTTCCTGAACCCAATCACGTCATGCTGAACCACCTCTATGCACTTTCTATCAAG GATGGAGTGATGGTGCTCAGTGCCACTCATCGTTACAAGAAAAAATATGTGACTACATTGCTGTACAAGCCAATATGA